GGCTGTTTTTAATTTCTTGACTAGAGGTAGAAATATTGTGGGTTATCTATCCGAATATGGGACTATTGTATCTCGTAGGATCGTTCAGAACCGCCGAAAAACCTCTACGCAGAATCAGTATCTGGTTTGTGATGTATTGGCGTCAGACGGCCGGCAGACATACCCCTCAGTCGCCCGCTTACCGTGCCGATAATAAACCAGCCACCGTCCCATCGGCTACCTCATGAGCGACAATCACTGGTGGTTTTTCGACCTCGCAGTCGTCATCGCGATCACTGGCGCAGTGACGTTCGGGATATTTTCCGGCGTCGGTGGCGTTGTCCGAACGGTGTTGCTTGTTCCGCTCGTCTGCTTTCTACCGGGCTATGCGTTCGTCTCTGCACTGTTTCCGGACGAGCCGACCGACGAGTATCAGCCGTTCGACGACGAGAAGACGGCGCTCGGAACCCCGCTCGTTATCACCGGCGGGCTCGAGTCGGTCGAGCGAACGATACTGTCAGTCGTCTTTAGCATCGCGACCGTTCCGCTGATTGCCCTTCTCTCGTCCGCAACCCCTGGGGGTTTGACGCTCGAAACCGTGCTCTCCGGACTTGCGATGTTCACGGTCGTGTTATCGGTGCTCGCGATCGGTTCTCGCTATCGGTGTCCACCCGACCGCCGATTCGCGCCGTCGCTCTCTTCCGTGTCACTTTTCCACACACCGGCTCGACCGACCGCGTACTCGCGAACGAACACCCGACCGTACAACGTGGCGATCGTCGTCGCGCTGGTCCTGTTAGTCGCGACTGCGGGCTTCGCGATCGCGAATCCGCCCCAACACGACGGATTCACCGAATTCGCCGTCGAGACCGAGACCGTAAGCGGCGATATCGACACGATGTATCAGTCGACGTACGCTGCCGGTGAGACTGACGAGCTCGCCGTGTCGATCACCAACCAAGAACACGAAGAACGCAGCTACACAACCGTAGTGTTGCTCGAGCGGGTCGGCGATGGCGACGGCAACGATAGCGATGCGACCGTCACGGAAGCGGCCGAACTCGATAGACAGTCGGGGACGGTCCCCTACGGCGACACACACGAGCAGACGCTCGAGATCACGCCGTCGATGCACGGGGAAGATCTCCGGCTGACGCTGTTGCTCTACGAGGACGAACCGCCGTCGGAGCCGACGAGTGAAAACGCCTATCGAGCGATCCACCTTCCGATCGAGGTCGAATAGATGTTTCCGTGGGAGCACCTCGCCTTCGCGTACGTCCTGTACTCACTGTTTGCGAATGCTGTCCTCAGACGGGCACCCACGAGTCGTGAGACGGTCGCTGTCGTCATCGGCTCACAGCTCCCGGATCTCGTCGATAAACCCCTCGCCTGGACGTTCGGGATCACGGAAACCGGCTACTCCGTCGGTCACTCGATCTTCGTCGCCCCGATCGTCTGTCTCGCAGTGTACGCGGTGGCCGCTCGCCGAGACGATCGACTGGTCGCCGGTGCGTTCACGCTCGCCTACGGCTCACACCTCGTGATCGACGTCTACGACCCGCTGCGAGAAAGTTCGAGATTCGAGCCACGGGTTGTCCTCTGGCCACTCGAGTCGCCCCCGTCGGGCGATCATGGCGGATTTCTGGATCACTTCGCGCTCTACTTCGTCCGGTACGTAAACGAGTTGCTCACCGGCGGCGTGACGCCGTCGGTCGCCCTCCAGCTCGGGCTCGGCCTCGCCGTCGTGGCGCTCTGGCTGGTCGACGGTGCGCCGATCGCCGCCGACGGCTACCGGTGGCTCCGGGCTCGTTTGCGGGCGTGAGCCGGAGTTTGTCATGCGGCCTACCTTTGTCGGGAGTCGATCGGTCGGCCTCGAACGGTCGCCGACACGATTCCCGTCGAACGCTCGCTGTGCTACAGGACGGAGGGTCCTCCGTAAATTCGAACGAATCGGTGATCGCGACGATCGCAGCCCTCCTCGTCGACTACTCCCAATCGAGGATATCGGGGAGCTCAGCGAATCCGCCGCCCGAGTATCGGCACGCGGTCCATCCGGCGTTTATCGCGCCGTCGACATCCGAATCGTCGTCGCCCACCATCGCGTAGGCTCGTGCGGGGAGCCACGCTTCGGCGAGTCGGTAGGGAGCTTCGCACGGCTTGTGCGCGCCGGCCCGATAGGAGGCGACGACCGTCTCGAAGTGCTGTTCGAGGTCGTGTTCGCGAAGCTTGTACCGCTGCCAGTCCTCGAAGCCGTTGGTCAACACGCCGAGCCGATAGCCGTCCGACAGGCGGTCCAGATCCTCGTGGACGGAGTCGGGTGGTTCACAGGCCGCCGCCTCCCGGCTACGGAGTTCTTCCATCAACAGGTCCGGTTCCGAACAGGCGTCGATACTGGCGAACGCCCGCCGGACCGGATTCGGCTCGTACGCCTCGAACAGCTCATAGAAGACGTCATTGTACCGTTCGATCCACACCTCCCGGGCCTCCCCTTCGACCGTTTCGAAGGTCGCCGTCAGTATCTCGGAGTACGCCTGACGATGCTCGAGCAGCGTTCCGTCCAGGTCGAAAAAGATCGCCTTCGCGTTCGTCATCGTCTCACGGAGTACGGAAACCGAACCTAAAGGGATTTCTCTGGACTGAACCGGCGGGACATCCCACTCGGGCTCCGAGGTCGAATCGAAACTGAGCGTCTCGGCGACGAGTCGACGATTATCCGGATCCGGGTCCGGCCGCACACATCGTCACGTCACCGTTCGTGTAGACCGTGGCCTGATCCGGCCGGCAGAGTTGCGGCTGGTCGATCTGCTCGATCCGTCCGTTTCCGTCGGCGTCGGTGAAGTAGACCGCATCGGTCGACTGCGTCGAGCGGTAGACCGTGTACTCGTGGTCGGCGACGCCGTCGTCCGGAACGGTCGCAGTGCCTATTCCCGACCGCGGATAGGCCCCGGTACGCCAGAACAACGTCTGGTACGGATGATCCGTGTGGATTCGCTGATCCTCCCGGATCTCGCTTCCAGTTTGAGAGCCGGTTAACTCGCCGATCGAGTCGACCGCGGCGAGCTCCGCTTCGTTGTACGCCAGCTGCTCGTGGTGATCGTCGAAGACCGGATTTTCGGAGTTACTCTCCACTGCCAGTATCATCGCTCCCGGATAGACGAGGACGAAGATCAAGAGCACGGAGACGACGATTCGAGGCTCGAGCCCCTGAACCATCGTTCGCAGGCCGATCGCACCGAGAATAGCCATCGGCGCGAAGAGGAACGCGAACCACCGAGTCGGGATGAAGTTACGGATGCCGAACATCGGCAGCCCGAGGACGAAGACGAGCATGAACGCCGCCGCTAACAGGAGCGTGAACACCGACTGTTCGGCGCGTCGCCGGTGGACGACGTACAGACAGCCGACGAACGTGACGCCGAGCAGGAACAGGAAGCCGAGGGCGTCCACGTAGGGGACGAGCTGATCGAGCAGCGTCGTCGTCGCTTGGGCCGCTTCGTCAGGATCGGCGTCGCCCGTGTCGCTCGCGATGTTGAGGAACCCGGCGCTCTCCTCTACCGTCTGGCTGAAGAAGCTCATCACGGTCGCGAGGAACGACTGGTTGCCGTAGGGCGTCAGCGACCAGACGAAGATCGTCAGCCCGAAGTTGAAGACGACGAGCCCGATGAGATTGACCGGCTTTTTCGACCGGAAGACGCTCGTGTCGACGCGTGTCAGCCCGAGCGGATCGATCTCGAAGACGAGCTGTGCGAGAAATGCCGCCAGCAACAATACCAGCATGATGAACGTCGACACCTGGTGAGTGAGGATGACGGCGATGCTAAACAGGACCAGCAACGCAAAGTCGCGGGTCGTGTACTCGATGCGCATGACGCGGAGCAGCGAGTACAGCATCGCGAGGAAGAAGACCAGCCCGAGACTGGTCGGAATGAGGTGCATCCCCCACATCGAAACGTGGCTGGCGAGGGCGAAGAGGGCCGTCGCCAACGTCGCCCACCGTGCCGACACGAGCAGGTTCGCCGTGGCGTAGACGAGCAGGACCGACAGCGGCATCGCGATGCCGACGGAGAGATACAGCGCCGTCCGCAGCGACACGTCGTACAGCACCGACGAGGACGCGACTAACAGGTGGTAAAACGGCGACGCGTAGTGTTTGTCGTGAGAGATGCCGCCGACGGACCGGTCGTCGAGGATCGCTTGTGTGAGCTCCGTGTGGGTCCAGATGTCGATCCCGATGTATCCCGGCGTCGCGTAGAGCGCAGTGAATCGGAAGACGAACGCGAAAGCGATGATCTGGAGCAGCAAGATTCCGGGATGCAACTCGCGGTCGTTCACGAAGAGGATCTGCCCGATTACGAGCGTCCCGAGGACGCTCGCCACCCCGAAGAAAAGCGGCGTCCGCGCACCCTGTATCACTGTCAGTACCACGAGCGCCGAGAGTCCGGCCAGAACGATGCTCGGAAGCGCCATCGCCACTCTCGATGGAAGCGTCGGGAGGCTCGTCGAGTTCGTCCCCTGATAGAGAGAGACGAGGTACAGGACGCAGGCGGTCCCGAGGATCAACGGGACGGTCTCGAGATACAGCTGCGACGCGAAGAACCGAAGCGGCAGCAGCGCCAGCGCGAGCGCGAGACCGACGATCGCCGCGACGGTGTCGAGCCGTAACGGTCGCAGCTCAGACAGCCTGCTATACACCGTGGTCCACCTCCGTTCGACGGCCCGCCGGCCCGTCTCGCTCGAGTACGTCACGGTAGACGTCGAGGAGGCGGTCGCCCAGCGCGTCGAGACTCAGCCCGTCGATCGTCTCGCGGCCGTCGGATCGGCGGCGAGCGTCGGCGACGCACTCGAGCCCCTCGGTCAGGGCCTCGTCGTCGTCGCTGACGATGCAGTCGGTCACGTCTGCGACCGTCTCGCGGACGAAACCGACGTCGGTCGAGACGATCGGTAGGTTGCATGCAGCCGCCTCCTTGACGACCATCGGACCGCTCTCCCGCTCCGAGGTCACGAGGAGGATATCGCTCGCGTTCATGTAGTACGGAATCTCCTCGTGGTCGACGCCGGTGACCGTCCGCAGTTCGATATCGGCGTCGGCTCGTTCGACCAGCCGGCGCGCTCGCGGGTAGTCCTTGACGGCCCGTGTCCGATCGTACGGAAAGAGCGCGATCGGCCGGTCGGTCTCCCAGCCGATGCGTTCGCGGGCCTCCACCTGCGGTACCGGTCGAAACAGGTCGGTGTCGACGCCGAACGGGACCAGTTCGTGCTCGGTCTCGAGTACGCTCGACATGGCTCGACTCGGGACGATTGCCGCGTTCGCACGGCGGGCACCGAATCGGCTGACCGAGCGGAGCCAGTCGTGATCGCTCATCAAATCCGTCCCCCACAGGGTCAGAACGACTGGACGGGTCGGCTGGGCGAGCGCGAACGGCGCGACGAGCCCGTAGTTCGCGTGGACCAGGTCGTAATCGTTCGATCGGAGTTCCGAGAGGATCCGCGGATAGTATCGCGCGTAGTCCGTCGGCGACCGACTCGAGTCACCGCCGTGTGTGCCGGGGACTTCGAGGACGGTACAGTCGACGCCCCGATCCTCGAGCACCGACACCTGCTGGTCGAAAAACGGTCGCGGGGACGTGACCAACTGAAGTACGTTCATGAGTAGGTTAGCGTAGCGTCGTCGCCGGCGTCGGATTCGCTTCGCGTGCACGCGCGTGAGATTCAATCTGCTCTACGACGAACGCCGTCACGTCGATCCGCTCCTCGAGCAGACGTTCGCGTCGTTCGGCCCACGTTTCGGCGGACGCCGCGAGGACGTCGTCGATCGCCTCGAGCGCTCGAGCGTGGCGGTCGTCGCCGTTGCAGCCGAACAGCAGTCCGTACTCGGCTTCGAGTTCGGCGGTGTAGCCGAGCGAGAGCGGGTTGACGTACACAGCCGGCGTACCGAGCACCGCGGCCTCGGTCGCGGTCGTCGCGCCCTCGCTAACGACGATCTCGGCGTGGGCGAGCAGATCGTGCAACCGTTCCGGTCGCGTCGAGAACTGGTAGGGTTCGAGGTCGGCCGGTGGCTCGCCCTCCGCCGAGAGCAACACCTCGAGACCGCTTTCCTCGAGTCGATCGATCGCCTCGCGCGGATCGTCGAAGCCGCCGTGGCCGACGTCGTGGGAGGCCTCCCAGCTACTGAGTCGAACGACGGCGAACGAGTCGTCCGGATCGAGGCCGACCGACTCGAGGACGGCTGGATCGGGATCGAACCGATTCGGGTGGAGGTAGGCGAGTTCGTGATACCCGGGATAGCGAACCTGGCTCGAACCGACGTCGTCACGGTAGCACGCCGGCGTACAGATCGCGTCCGCGAACGGGTAGGCGAGTTTCGTGATGAGTGTCGCGTGTTCGGTGTCGTAGAAGACGACGCTCTTCGTTCGCAAGACGGACGCGACGTGGGCGGCGGCAACGCCGCCGATAGCCGTGATGACGTCCGGATCGATCCGTCGCGCCCGGGCCAGCAGCCGCGTCTCGTAGGTCGCCTGCACGGTGGCCAGCGAGAGCAGCGAGTCGGACTCGCCGGCGAGCACCTCGTGGTCGATATCGTACGCCTCGAGCAGCGCGATGGCTACGTCGCTCTCGCGAGCGAAGACGTGGACCTCGTGTCCTCGAGCGTCCAGTTCCTCGATCGGGTTCCGGAAGAAATGGACGTGCCCGGGGTGTTGAATCGTAATCACGACTCGCATTGGCGATCACAACCTCCGGTAGACGAATCCCGCGTCGTGGGCCGCGTCCTCTTCGAACGTTCCCGTTATGTCGACCAACGCGGGGTTCTCGCCCAGTTCGGCCGCGACGGCCTCGAGATCCAGCCGTTCGAACTCGGCGTGTGGCGTCGCGAGGAGCACGGCGTCGAAGTCGTCGAACGAAAGCGTCTCCTGGACCTCGAGGTCGAACGCGTCCTGTACCGCATCGGCGTCCGCGAACGGGTCGAAGCCCTCGACATCGATATCGTACTCCCGAAGCGAGTCGACGACGTTCGCGACTTTCGAACTTCGAATGTCGCCGACGTCCGCTTTGTACGACAGTCCCAGGACCAGTACGCGACTCTCTCGAAGGGTCTTGTGACACTGGTTGAGCGCCTTGATCGTCAGATCGGCGACGTGGTCCGGCACCGACTCGTTGACGTCGCGACCGGCCCGGATGAGTTCCGGCTCGTACCCGTCCTGGGCCGATCGGTGGGCGAGGAAGTAGGGATCGACCGGAATGCAGTGGCCGCCGACCAGTCCCGGGCGGTAGTCGTGGAAGTTCCACTTCGTACCCGCGGCCTCGAGGACCGCCTGCGTGTCGACATCCATCCGCTCGAGCGCCATCGAGAGTTCGTTGACGAACGCGATGTTGAGGTCGCGCTGGGTGTTCTCGACGACTTTGCACGCCTCGGCGACCTCGATCGAGGTGGCGCGGTGGACGCCCGCGTCGACGACCGACTCGTAGAGCGTCGCCACGTCCTCGAGCACCGGCTCGGTCTGTGCCCCGACGACTTTGACGACGTGTGCGAGCCCGTGTTCGTCGTCTCCGGGCGTCGCGCGCTCCGGCGAGTAGCCGACGAAGAAGTCCTCGCCAGCAGTGAGGTCGGACGCCTCCTCGAGAGCCGGAATCAGGACGTCCTGTGTCGTCCCCGGGTAGACGGTCGATTCGAGGACGACCGTCGTGCCGGCGGTCAGTTTCGATCCGACGGTGGTCGCCGCACTCTCGACGAAGCGTAGGTCCGGCCGGTCGTCGTCGTCGATCGGGGTCGGTACGGCGATGATGACGTAGTCTGCCTCGCCGATCTCGGTCGCGTCGGTCGTATAGGAGATGTCGCCGTCCTGGATCGCCTCGTCCGAGAGGTCGCCGGTGGTGTCGACGCCCTCTTGAAGACGCTCGACCGTCGATTCGTCGATATCGTAGCCGATGACGCGGTAGTCCGACTGCGCGAAGCCGACCGCGAGCGGCAGGCCCACGTAGCCGAGCCCGACGACGCAGATCGTCGCCTCTCGGGCGGACTGGTCGTCGACGTGCTCGAGGGTGGTCCCCTCGTCGCTCGCTCGCAGGGGTAGTCGGTCGCGCTCTCGATCGTCCGCTCGGTTCTCAGTGTCGCTGATTGTCGTGGTCATAGATGATACGTGGTCGCTGGGCCGTCACGCGCGGTCGTGTGACGGTCTCGTCCGGCTCGGTGCCGTTCGCGTTCCTCATCCATGCCAAGACAGTTCGGGCGGTTTACTATAGCCAGAATAAACGGTTGCACCACGCCCATCCGCTCGTGAGGGGGTCTGCTGTGGGTGAGTCGGCGGTTCAGAAGGTCCGCGTCGATATCGCGGACAGCGGCTTATACTGGTGTTAAACGGGGCTATACGGACTCATAATGAAGGGGGCGTCGGTCCGATGATTCATGCGGTCAGTTCGATTACGAACGCCGTGATCGGGACCCACCGACCGCATCAGAACCGTGAAACACATGGTTTCAACTTCCCAGATCGAACTCGGACCCGCGTTCGCCTCGATACACGCCAGCGTGTCCTCGAGTACGGGTTCGGTGCCGATTCGTCGACTCGACGTCCAGACGTTCGCATCGGTAACCCCCACCGATAGCGATCAGTTGGGTGGACCGGTATCCTGGCTGTCGATGCTACGCGGCGCGTCGGGCTGGGAAGCGGCGATGATCGCGGTTCTGTTCTTACTGATCAGCGGACTCGTCGGCATCCGCCTGCGAGAACTGCTGTCGAACCGCGAGGTCCAACTCGCTACGCACTCGCTGCTCGGTCAGTCAGCGGACGAGTCGGGTGAGATAACAGGCTCACCCACCGACGATCACCGACCCTACGAACAGTATCTCTCACCCGAGACACCGACCGAACTCCTGAGCGACAAGGGAGAAGTGGTTCGACTGCTCGTCGCAAATCACGGCCGCATTCGCCAACACCAGATCGCCGACGAAACGGGCTGGTCGAAGTCGAAAGTGAGCCGAATCTGCTCGCAGATGCACACCGACGGCACGATCGAGAAGACCTCGGTCGGCCGAGAGAATCTCATCACCCTGTCCGATCGAGAGCCGGAGACGGAAACGCAGCGTACCGACACCGAAAAACCGCTTCAGTGAGCACGCACCACACTCTCGCACCACTCTCGTACTGACTGAAACGGTTCGCGTACCGATCGCACGACGACCGTGCGATCGGCTCTCTTCGGCTTTCGCTGCGACGATAGTTCGGATTCACGGTGCCAGACGGCGGTTGTCCGAACCGAGGGCACCGACACCGATCTCTTTCATTCCATCGTCCTGTACCACGCAGCCAGCTAACGCAACGTGGCGGTGCCATCGACATCACGCTCGTCTAGCGAGAAGTCTTTTCGACGTCGAACCGAAGCTGTCCGGAATCGAGATCCACAACTCATCGGCGTTACCGGCGCTCGAAACCAGCTACGAGCGATCGTCGGAACCGCTGCCGTAGACGCGCTCGACGCGTCGGACTGATTCCGTCTCGTTGCCACCGTCCGGTTCGACGGGGGACGAGCGCTCCGGCACGAACTGCGTCGGTCCCGCCGTAGCGCTCTCGAACCCGCGGCGACGTGACGAAAAACGGCTCGTTTGCAGTTCGTGCAAACGAATTTCGCATTATACAGACGATAGCGCTCAGCTTATTCGTGGTATAGTAATGGCCGCTGTCGAACTTGGTGTCAGTAACGACCCGCCCCGTCTCGCAGCCGACGGGTGCAGGTAGGTGATATCAATGATACACAACCGCACTGTACGTCAGGCAGCCTCCTCGAACCGACTGGGTACGACTGTCCCGAACGCGGCACGTCTCGTTGCACATCGTCTGGCAAACGCGACGAACTCGACGCCGGCCGCTCGAGCGGAGGTGAGCAGCTGATGTGCGGCATCATCGCGCGTATCGGTCACGGTGACGCCGCGGAGACGCTCCTGTCGGGACTCGAGAATCTCGAGTACCGCGGCTACGACTCGGCGGGAATCGCCGTTCAGAACGGCTCCGGCGTCAAGGTCCACAAGTGCTCGGGCGAGGTTGACGACCTCAAATCCTCGCTCGAGAGTCAGCCCCACGGCAACATGGGGATCGGCCACACGCGCTGGAGCACCCACGGCCCGCCGACCGACGCGAACGCACACCCGCACACGGACACGGCCGGTGACGTCGCGGTCGTCCACAACGGCGTCATCGACAACTACGACGAGCTTCGGGCTGAGCTTCAGGCGAAGGGCCACGAGTTCGAGAGCGACACCGACACGGAAGTCATCCCCCACCTCATCGACGAGTACCGGACGGAAACCGGCGACAGCGAGCAGGCGGTCCGCCGCGCCGTCGAGACGCTCGAGG
Above is a window of Natronorubrum tibetense GA33 DNA encoding:
- a CDS encoding nucleotide sugar dehydrogenase, which gives rise to MTTTISDTENRADDRERDRLPLRASDEGTTLEHVDDQSAREATICVVGLGYVGLPLAVGFAQSDYRVIGYDIDESTVERLQEGVDTTGDLSDEAIQDGDISYTTDATEIGEADYVIIAVPTPIDDDDRPDLRFVESAATTVGSKLTAGTTVVLESTVYPGTTQDVLIPALEEASDLTAGEDFFVGYSPERATPGDDEHGLAHVVKVVGAQTEPVLEDVATLYESVVDAGVHRATSIEVAEACKVVENTQRDLNIAFVNELSMALERMDVDTQAVLEAAGTKWNFHDYRPGLVGGHCIPVDPYFLAHRSAQDGYEPELIRAGRDVNESVPDHVADLTIKALNQCHKTLRESRVLVLGLSYKADVGDIRSSKVANVVDSLREYDIDVEGFDPFADADAVQDAFDLEVQETLSFDDFDAVLLATPHAEFERLDLEAVAAELGENPALVDITGTFEEDAAHDAGFVYRRL
- a CDS encoding HAD family hydrolase, which encodes MTNAKAIFFDLDGTLLEHRQAYSEILTATFETVEGEAREVWIERYNDVFYELFEAYEPNPVRRAFASIDACSEPDLLMEELRSREAAACEPPDSVHEDLDRLSDGYRLGVLTNGFEDWQRYKLREHDLEQHFETVVASYRAGAHKPCEAPYRLAEAWLPARAYAMVGDDDSDVDGAINAGWTACRYSGGGFAELPDILDWE
- a CDS encoding glycosyltransferase, which translates into the protein MNVLQLVTSPRPFFDQQVSVLEDRGVDCTVLEVPGTHGGDSSRSPTDYARYYPRILSELRSNDYDLVHANYGLVAPFALAQPTRPVVLTLWGTDLMSDHDWLRSVSRFGARRANAAIVPSRAMSSVLETEHELVPFGVDTDLFRPVPQVEARERIGWETDRPIALFPYDRTRAVKDYPRARRLVERADADIELRTVTGVDHEEIPYYMNASDILLVTSERESGPMVVKEAAACNLPIVSTDVGFVRETVADVTDCIVSDDDEALTEGLECVADARRRSDGRETIDGLSLDALGDRLLDVYRDVLERDGPAGRRTEVDHGV
- a CDS encoding DUF1616 domain-containing protein, which gives rise to MSDNHWWFFDLAVVIAITGAVTFGIFSGVGGVVRTVLLVPLVCFLPGYAFVSALFPDEPTDEYQPFDDEKTALGTPLVITGGLESVERTILSVVFSIATVPLIALLSSATPGGLTLETVLSGLAMFTVVLSVLAIGSRYRCPPDRRFAPSLSSVSLFHTPARPTAYSRTNTRPYNVAIVVALVLLVATAGFAIANPPQHDGFTEFAVETETVSGDIDTMYQSTYAAGETDELAVSITNQEHEERSYTTVVLLERVGDGDGNDSDATVTEAAELDRQSGTVPYGDTHEQTLEITPSMHGEDLRLTLLLYEDEPPSEPTSENAYRAIHLPIEVE
- a CDS encoding helix-turn-helix transcriptional regulator, producing the protein MVSTSQIELGPAFASIHASVSSSTGSVPIRRLDVQTFASVTPTDSDQLGGPVSWLSMLRGASGWEAAMIAVLFLLISGLVGIRLRELLSNREVQLATHSLLGQSADESGEITGSPTDDHRPYEQYLSPETPTELLSDKGEVVRLLVANHGRIRQHQIADETGWSKSKVSRICSQMHTDGTIEKTSVGRENLITLSDREPETETQRTDTEKPLQ
- a CDS encoding DUF2206 domain-containing protein, producing the protein MYSRLSELRPLRLDTVAAIVGLALALALLPLRFFASQLYLETVPLILGTACVLYLVSLYQGTNSTSLPTLPSRVAMALPSIVLAGLSALVVLTVIQGARTPLFFGVASVLGTLVIGQILFVNDRELHPGILLLQIIAFAFVFRFTALYATPGYIGIDIWTHTELTQAILDDRSVGGISHDKHYASPFYHLLVASSSVLYDVSLRTALYLSVGIAMPLSVLLVYATANLLVSARWATLATALFALASHVSMWGMHLIPTSLGLVFFLAMLYSLLRVMRIEYTTRDFALLVLFSIAVILTHQVSTFIMLVLLLAAFLAQLVFEIDPLGLTRVDTSVFRSKKPVNLIGLVVFNFGLTIFVWSLTPYGNQSFLATVMSFFSQTVEESAGFLNIASDTGDADPDEAAQATTTLLDQLVPYVDALGFLFLLGVTFVGCLYVVHRRRAEQSVFTLLLAAAFMLVFVLGLPMFGIRNFIPTRWFAFLFAPMAILGAIGLRTMVQGLEPRIVVSVLLIFVLVYPGAMILAVESNSENPVFDDHHEQLAYNEAELAAVDSIGELTGSQTGSEIREDQRIHTDHPYQTLFWRTGAYPRSGIGTATVPDDGVADHEYTVYRSTQSTDAVYFTDADGNGRIEQIDQPQLCRPDQATVYTNGDVTMCAAGPGSG
- a CDS encoding DUF354 domain-containing protein, whose translation is MRVVITIQHPGHVHFFRNPIEELDARGHEVHVFARESDVAIALLEAYDIDHEVLAGESDSLLSLATVQATYETRLLARARRIDPDVITAIGGVAAAHVASVLRTKSVVFYDTEHATLITKLAYPFADAICTPACYRDDVGSSQVRYPGYHELAYLHPNRFDPDPAVLESVGLDPDDSFAVVRLSSWEASHDVGHGGFDDPREAIDRLEESGLEVLLSAEGEPPADLEPYQFSTRPERLHDLLAHAEIVVSEGATTATEAAVLGTPAVYVNPLSLGYTAELEAEYGLLFGCNGDDRHARALEAIDDVLAASAETWAERRERLLEERIDVTAFVVEQIESHARAREANPTPATTLR
- a CDS encoding metal-dependent hydrolase, with the translated sequence MFPWEHLAFAYVLYSLFANAVLRRAPTSRETVAVVIGSQLPDLVDKPLAWTFGITETGYSVGHSIFVAPIVCLAVYAVAARRDDRLVAGAFTLAYGSHLVIDVYDPLRESSRFEPRVVLWPLESPPSGDHGGFLDHFALYFVRYVNELLTGGVTPSVALQLGLGLAVVALWLVDGAPIAADGYRWLRARLRA